The stretch of DNA GGCCTTACGAACGAGCTTCATGAAACAAAGTGGCATTGCCACCACGAAAAAGTATGCCAATGCTGTGGCAGCTCAAAAGGCCACCAACCGAAGTGACATCAACGGTTATGTCGTTTTAAAAACAACCAAGGAACAAGTGAGTGCGACCTTTAATGGCCCCAACGAGATCAGTAGTGGTGACCAGGCCAAGATTCAACGTTTCTTGGCCACGACACAGTCCCAGCTGAATGTGCAACGGGCAAAATTATCACCAACACAACAACAAGCCTTAGCGATCCAGCCCAAATTCAAGCAACAATTGCAAAAAAAGACCGCTTCGAATAAAGCGGCCAAAACCATTTCATTTTACATTTTGGTTTTCTTCGTTTACTTGATTTTGACGACCTACTCCTCGATTACCGCCCAAGAAATCGCCGCGGAAAAGGGAACCAAGATCATGGAGGTCATCTTCTCTAGTACGACACCACGAAAATACTTTAATGGTAAAGTTTATGGTGTTTTGTTGATGATCGTCACACAACTTTTAGTTTACCTGCTCGGCGGTGCGCTGGTTGTCCAGTTTGCCCAACATAGCCGTATCACAGCCGGTCTTTGGCAACAATATTCAGGGGTGATTGGCAAAGTACTGCATAACCTACTATCCATTAATTTATTATTTGCCTTAGCCGCTGTCTTACTTTACACGGTCGTTTCTGCCTTTTGTGGCGCACTAGTCACGCGGGTTGAAGATGCTGGCAAAGCCTCACAACCTGTCATTTACTTGAATTTATTGACCTTTGCAATGGCAATGGCTTTTCAAGGCAGCCCAAGTAGCGGTATTGTCACAGTCTTCTCATATATTCCATTCTTCTCGTCTTACTTGATGCCACTACGCTTGATCAACGCGACGGCCACCATGCCACAAGCAATCATTTCGATGGTGATTTTATTAGCAACCGTCGTTGGTAGCATGTGGTATATTGGCAAGATTTATGGCGGTTTAATGTTACAAACCGATGAACTTGGTTTCTGGGGAAATCTAAAACGAGGTTTGAGTTTGAAATAGCGCTTTTATCCATCACTTATCCACTAAAAAGGGACTACCATCCGTCAATCGAGATGGTAGTCCCTTTTTAGTGGTGGTCAGATCTGAACCACTACAGTCTAAACTGTTAGGCTTGTTTCGTTGGATAAATTGTAAATTCGTTAACATTAACGTCTTCCGGTTGATCTACCGCAAAGTTAACCACGTTGGCAACGGCATCTGGGCTAATCCCGACTTGCTTGTAGAAAGCATCCATGCCTTGCTTCGTACTTTTATCCGTGATCGTGTGCAATAATTCGGTATTAATTGCGGCTGGATATAGACTAGCGGTCCGAATATTAGTCCCTTCTTGCGCGCTTTCCATCCGAATCACTTCCATTAAGTTACGAACGGCAAACTTAGTCGCACCGTAGACGCCAGAACCAGCAAAACTCTTAATGCCGGCCACTGATGAAGTCGTGATGATTTGACCGTGTTTTTGCGTCGTGAAGATTGGCATCACAGCCGCAACCCCGTGCAAAACACCCTTCAAATTGATGTCGATCATAGCGTCCCATTCATCTGTGTGTAAAGCACTGATTGGTGAATTTGGCATAATCCCAGCATTATTGAAGATCACATCTAAGCCGCCAAATTGTGTCTGAGCGAGCTTCACTAAGCCATCAACATCCGCTTGTTTGGTCACATCCGTCACCTGATAAGCTGCGGTACCGCCGGCTGCTTCGATATCTTTTACAATTGCTTGCAGCCGTGCTTCACGCCGCGCACCTAGGACAACCTTGGCGCCATTCTTAGCTAATAACTTAGCCGAAGCTTCCCCAATTCCTGATGAAGCCCCAGTAATCACGATAACTTTATTTTTAACCGTCATAAATATCCTCCTATTTATCGCCGAAAACTTCTTTAGCCACACCCATGGCTGACCAAGCTTTGGCCCAGCCAGCATAGAAGGCCAAATGTGTGATTTCTTCGACAACTTCGTCTTTTGTTAACCCATTTTGTTTGCCCATTTCTAAATGCGCTTTTAATTGTGGAAACGCACCACTCGTCATTAAACTGGCGATGGTAATCATACTGCGATCGCGTAAACTCAGTTCCGATTCACGGGACCAAACTTCACCAAATAATACATCATCATTGAGGGCGGCGAACTTAGGGGCGAAATCGCCCAAATTATCGCGACCCGCGGTTTGTTTTTTAGCCATGTTTAATTCCTCCTAACCTAATTTTGCGTATGCGGCATCATCAACAGGTTCAAGCCATTCGCTCGTGCCTTTTGTGATGGCAACGTGTGAGAACCAACTATCCTTAGTTGCGCCATGCCAGTGTTTGACCCCTTCATGGATCGTCACACTGTCGCCAGCATGTAATAATTGTGCTGGTTTGCCAGCTTCTTGATACCAGCCTTCACCACCAGTTACTAGCAAAATTTGAAAGCCATTATGATGAATGTGCCAATTATTACGGCAACCAGGTTCAAAGGTCACGTTTGAAACGTTCACATCAATTTCATCACCGGGTTCTGATAAGCCTTGTAAATAACTTTGCCCAATAAAATACTTAGCGTACGCCGTGTTCTTGGTTCCTAAACCGAAAATGCCACTTTTACTTTCTGACATATTGAATTCCTCCTAAATTTGTTTTGCTCACTTAACGATGAATTCATCATATTACTTAAAGTACACTTTAAGTCAAGTGTATTTTCTAAACTTGTTAAAATAATTTTTCGTGCTATTATCGTTATTAAAGTTACTTGAAGAAAGGACATGATTTTTTGCCAATAGACACTGAAACACGTTATTCGATTGGTGATTTTGCTAAAGCAGTCGGCTTAACCGCCCCAACCTTACGTTATTACGAAACAGAAGGTCTGATCGAGCCACATCGCTTAGACAACGGCCGCCGCTACTATGAAGCTGCCGATATCAATTGGGTCAAATTCCTCCTTCATTTAAAGGGAACTGGCATGAGTATCAGCGAGCTCAAACAGTATGTTGTTTGGCGAGCAGCTGGAGACACCACAATTCCCGAACGACTGGCCCTTCTCAAAAAAGTTAAGGGCGACTTTCTAGTGCAATTTAACGAAGTGCAACATCACTTGCAGATTCTCAACGATAAAATTAATTGGTATGAAGAAAAAGAAGCTGGCGTCACCACCGACCAAGAAAGCTTTCGCGCCTATCTTGATCGTTTTGGACACCATGAATGAGATCATTTCATCACGTCTAGTCAAGGTTTTGACTGGGCGTTTTTTTGTTTTAATCAAAAGAATTCACAAATCAGGCTTTGAAGCTAGTACACTCATGAGCGACTATGCTTAAAACTTGATTTGTGAATTTTTGATATTACTGTTAGCAAAGAACAGCTTAAAATCTTGGACGCTGTTCAAGGCAATATTTTAACAAAACATCTAAATTTGTTTTCTTTGATTGTGCCATTTCAGTCATTAATTTTTCCACTGCGGCAACATCGGCAATGACTCCGTTAGCGCCAAAAACTTGGATATACTGGTGTTTTTCTCGATTCGTCTTAGCCACAAACTCAAAGCCAATATCTTGTAAAACATCTTCAAAGTTTTCTAAACAATAGATTGGCGTAATATACGGTTGCAGTTCATGACGTCCCAGACCACTAATATGACCTTCAATATAGTTTTGACGCACCGAGACGTCTTCACAATCATCTACATCCATAATTGTGAAGATTCGACAACCAATCAATTGATGCTTTTGATAACGGATTGTTGGAAAATGATTTGTTAATGCTCGTACATTTTTAAATTCACGATTTTTAAAATAGCCAGGTAGTGCGGTTATCTGAATACTTGAACGACCTTTATCCCGCGCAACTACCTCAATATTCAATCTGAGCTTTGATTTAATAGCCTTCATTAAGGCATATTCAGATTGACCATGAACAATGATGACAGCACTAACAAAGTTATTCATCATCGGTAGAATCCCCCAATGTGCTCAATATATCATAAAAATCAACATCATCAGCATACGGGATTCCTGAAAAATAACCATTTAAGTACATTTTTTGAACATTATTATGAGCAGCAATATTTTCTTTACTTGCTTTGGACAAATTGACAACCTGCTTATTTCCTTCAACATCGGTTTGAATGACATACAACGCCGATAAATCCAATTGGCGCATCACTTGTGTGTCATGAGTTGTCACAATCAGCTGACCACTGATATCTTCTTGAAGATTATCGATTAACCGATCAATAAGCAGATCATGAATACCTTGATCAATTTCATCAATAATAACCGTTTCACCACGGACCACATTTAAGAATAGCGGTAAAAGATTCAATAGTTTTTTCGTCCCATTTGATTCTAAATCAAACGGAATGGTTAACTGCTGTCCACCGACCCGCTTACGGACAAATAAACGATAGTCCAACTTATCGTTATCGGTTTTAACGCGATAAAACACTTCTAATATATCACTATACAGCGGCACAAAATATTGATTTAATGCCCTTTTAGTCACTGCTAATCTTTGCTCATTCTCACTAGTTTTCTTTAATTGTCCTTGATTTAAATCGCCTAGCATACTGTTAAAACTATTGACACCGGTCGCCATGTCAGTGCGAAAAGCAATTTTTCCAAAATTAGCGATGACTTTTAATAAATTCGATGAAATATTTTTTTTAATATATTTCTGATTGGTATCAGCTACGAAACTCGTCAAAATAGATAGAAACGTATGTGTCCCCCAAAGTCGCTCAACAGAATCATCAATTAAGGTGCCAATCTCATTATTCTTGAATAGCGTTGGGCTCCAGACATAATTGATGTCACCTGCAGAAGAACTCTTAATTTCAAACAGCTTTCCGCTACTTCGATGGATCAAATAGTATAACGTTTCAGAAGCGAGGTACATTTTATCATTACGATCAATTTCAAATAAAAGCTCATAGTAACCGCTATGCCCATCAAACTCGAAGTCATAACGAATCCGCATAGGAGCCGTTGTCCCAATCATATGCGTACTACGATTAAATATTTGTGATAATTGCCGATAATTCATGCTTCCCGAACGAATAAAGGTCAACATTGATTCTGGAATTCGATTGTTACCATCCTCATTTAAGCTTTTGTCAGCAGCGACTTGGGTCTGAATCTCAGTCCATTGCTTCTGCGTCTCTACAGTTCTGAGTGAGAGGCTCAAATTCATAAATGCCGACACAATGTTAGATTTGCCTGCGCCATTTTCGCCATAAATCGCAACGACTTTCTTTGGCTCATTTGCTTTAATCATTTTAAATTTTAAATTTTTAAACACTTTATAATTTTCAATTTCGAGTCCTGTAAACATAGCAATCCTCCATATTTTCATACAAAATGTATAAATAAAGTCGTTTTATAGCTATATTGTAGTTGAAACACTTTATTGTTACAACTAATCAGAGCTAAAAAAAGATATTACAGATGATTTCCTGTAATATCTAAAAAGCGCTGGTTAAAATGACTATTTTTTTTATGAAATAAGCTGATTTAGCCCATCTTAGCTAATCCTTTTTAAAGACTAACCATTTCGACAAGAAGTAGTTCGCCACTAAGGC from Lactiplantibacillus brownii encodes:
- a CDS encoding MerR family transcriptional regulator: MPIDTETRYSIGDFAKAVGLTAPTLRYYETEGLIEPHRLDNGRRYYEAADINWVKFLLHLKGTGMSISELKQYVVWRAAGDTTIPERLALLKKVKGDFLVQFNEVQHHLQILNDKINWYEEKEAGVTTDQESFRAYLDRFGHHE
- a CDS encoding SDR family oxidoreductase, with amino-acid sequence MTVKNKVIVITGASSGIGEASAKLLAKNGAKVVLGARREARLQAIVKDIEAAGGTAAYQVTDVTKQADVDGLVKLAQTQFGGLDVIFNNAGIMPNSPISALHTDEWDAMIDINLKGVLHGVAAVMPIFTTQKHGQIITTSSVAGIKSFAGSGVYGATKFAVRNLMEVIRMESAQEGTNIRTASLYPAAINTELLHTITDKSTKQGMDAFYKQVGISPDAVANVVNFAVDQPEDVNVNEFTIYPTKQA
- a CDS encoding carboxymuconolactone decarboxylase family protein, with protein sequence MAKKQTAGRDNLGDFAPKFAALNDDVLFGEVWSRESELSLRDRSMITIASLMTSGAFPQLKAHLEMGKQNGLTKDEVVEEITHLAFYAGWAKAWSAMGVAKEVFGDK
- a CDS encoding AAA family ATPase: MFTGLEIENYKVFKNLKFKMIKANEPKKVVAIYGENGAGKSNIVSAFMNLSLSLRTVETQKQWTEIQTQVAADKSLNEDGNNRIPESMLTFIRSGSMNYRQLSQIFNRSTHMIGTTAPMRIRYDFEFDGHSGYYELLFEIDRNDKMYLASETLYYLIHRSSGKLFEIKSSSAGDINYVWSPTLFKNNEIGTLIDDSVERLWGTHTFLSILTSFVADTNQKYIKKNISSNLLKVIANFGKIAFRTDMATGVNSFNSMLGDLNQGQLKKTSENEQRLAVTKRALNQYFVPLYSDILEVFYRVKTDNDKLDYRLFVRKRVGGQQLTIPFDLESNGTKKLLNLLPLFLNVVRGETVIIDEIDQGIHDLLIDRLIDNLQEDISGQLIVTTHDTQVMRQLDLSALYVIQTDVEGNKQVVNLSKASKENIAAHNNVQKMYLNGYFSGIPYADDVDFYDILSTLGDSTDDE
- a CDS encoding ABC transporter permease → MNKTWIVTSETYLRQTKSWSFLMLVLMPFLFIGMTFGITYVATPNKSKSDIAVVSTNSALRTSFMKQSGIATTKKYANAVAAQKATNRSDINGYVVLKTTKEQVSATFNGPNEISSGDQAKIQRFLATTQSQLNVQRAKLSPTQQQALAIQPKFKQQLQKKTASNKAAKTISFYILVFFVYLILTTYSSITAQEIAAEKGTKIMEVIFSSTTPRKYFNGKVYGVLLMIVTQLLVYLLGGALVVQFAQHSRITAGLWQQYSGVIGKVLHNLLSINLLFALAAVLLYTVVSAFCGALVTRVEDAGKASQPVIYLNLLTFAMAMAFQGSPSSGIVTVFSYIPFFSSYLMPLRLINATATMPQAIISMVILLATVVGSMWYIGKIYGGLMLQTDELGFWGNLKRGLSLK
- a CDS encoding cupin domain-containing protein, which codes for MSESKSGIFGLGTKNTAYAKYFIGQSYLQGLSEPGDEIDVNVSNVTFEPGCRNNWHIHHNGFQILLVTGGEGWYQEAGKPAQLLHAGDSVTIHEGVKHWHGATKDSWFSHVAITKGTSEWLEPVDDAAYAKLG